One segment of Peromyscus leucopus breed LL Stock chromosome 5, UCI_PerLeu_2.1, whole genome shotgun sequence DNA contains the following:
- the LOC114692131 gene encoding N-acetyllactosaminide beta-1,6-N-acetylglucosaminyl-transferase-like: protein MPPSMRYLFIVSVTTVIVFIVLYLLSFGGDQSYQKLNISDSVMLTQVCTSFINGKTPFLWRNKLMIHEKPSCTEYVTQSHYITAPLSQEEVEFPLAYVMVIHHNFDTFARLFRAIFMPQNVYCVHVDEKATAEFKGAVEQLVSCFPNAFLASKMEPVVYGGISRLQADLNCIKDLSTSEVPWKYAINTCGQDFPLKTNKEIVQYLKGLKGKNLTPGVLPPAHAIGRTKYVHREHLSKELSYVIRTTTLKPPPPHNLTIYFGSAYVALSREFANFVLHDPRAVDLLHWSKDTFSPDEHFWVTLNRIPEDTVPRTWYTAPGVIRVGDSAWSLGVTLPVSFIDSAPFSAGAEGEQSAERLPVEEEINTRSPYADAWDWDLALPLTLTDGDLALSGMQTSKSESTKSESWVFQPQPYHLPFVKSGLREQI, encoded by the exons ATGCCTCCGTCCATGCGTTACCTCTTCATAGTCTCTGTGACCACTGTCATCGTTTTTATTGTGCTCTACCTGTTAAGTTTTGGGGGAGATCAAAGCTACCAGAAGCTGAACATCTCAGACTCTGTGATGCTGACGCAGGTGTGCACATCCTTCATCAACGGGAAAACCCCTTTCCTGTGGAGAAACAAACTGATGATCCATGAGAAGCCTTCTTGCACAGAATATGTGACCCAAAGCCACTATATCACAGCCCCTTTATCTCAGGAAGAGGTCGAATTTCCTTTGGCATATGTCATGGTCATCCATCATAATTTTGACACCTTTGCAAGGCTCTTCAGGGCTATCTTCATGCCTCAAAATGTCTACTGTGTTCATGTGGACGAAAAGGCAACAGCTGAATTCAAAGGTGCAGTGGAACAGTTAGTGAGCTGTTTCCCCAACGCCTTCCTGGCCTCTAAGATGGAACCCGTGGTCTATGGTGGGATCTCCCGGCTCCAGGCTGACCTGAACTGCATCAAAGATCTGTCCACCTCTGAGGTCCCCTGGAAATACGCCATCAACACCTGTGGGCAGGACTTCCCCCTGAAAACCAACAAGGAAATAGTTCAGTACCTGAAAGGGCTTAAGGGGAAGAATCTCACTCCAGGGGTGCTGCCCCCAGCTCACGCAATTGGAAGGACCAAGTACGTGCACCGGGAACACCTGAGCAAAGAGCTTTCCTATGTCATCAGAACCACCACACTGaagcctccacctccccacaacCTCACCATTTACTTTGGCTCTGCCTATGTCGCTCTGTCGAGAGAGTTTGCCAACTTTGTTCTGCATGACCCCCGGGCAGTTGACTTGCTCCATTGGTCCAAAGACACTTTCAGTCCCGATGAGCACTTCTGGGTGACGCTCAATAGGATTCCAG AAGACACAGTGCCCAGAACATGGTACACAGCACCTGGAGTAATACGGGTGGGGGACAGTGCTTGGAGCCTGGGAGTCACACTGCCTGTTAGCTTCATTGACAGTGCTCCATTTTCTGCAGGAGCTGAAGGAGAGCAATCAGCTGAGCGACtccctgtggaggaggag ATAAACACACGCTCTCCCTACGCAGATGCCTGGGACTGGGACCTCGCACTGCCTCTCACCCTCACTGACGGAGATTTGGCTCTGTCTGGGATGCAGACTTCTAAGTCAGAGAGTACCAAGTCAGAGTCCTGGGTCTTCCAGCCCCAGCCATACCATCTGCCATTTGTAAAGTCTGGCCTCAGAGAGCAGATTTAG